One Roseiconus lacunae genomic region harbors:
- a CDS encoding sugar phosphate isomerase/epimerase family protein, which translates to MPKLAAFPKAFMTALCKDGSMTVAEWIQLAADLQVDGLEWYAGFLEMEDESNWPTFRSMVEDTGKVIPMMCCSPDFTHPDSDFRKTEIEKQKRWIDMTSVLGGGYCRVLSGQRRPELSVDEGINLAADCIEACLPYATERGITLILENHYKDDFWLYPEFAQKMDVFCQLVERIDHPNFGVNYDPSNTYLAGEDPLELLRRVSDRVVTMHASDRYLAEGTIEDLRTEEDGAEGYAKRLRHGEIGKGLNDYDAIFRELRSKGFDNWISIEDGVDGMDQLRRSVDFLKGKIAQHFDA; encoded by the coding sequence ATGCCGAAACTCGCTGCCTTTCCCAAAGCTTTTATGACCGCGCTGTGCAAAGACGGCAGCATGACGGTCGCCGAATGGATTCAACTCGCCGCCGACCTACAAGTGGACGGTTTGGAATGGTATGCGGGATTTTTAGAAATGGAGGATGAATCCAATTGGCCTACCTTTCGCTCGATGGTCGAAGACACGGGCAAAGTCATCCCGATGATGTGCTGCTCCCCCGACTTCACGCATCCCGATTCAGACTTTCGCAAAACCGAGATCGAAAAACAGAAACGTTGGATCGACATGACCAGTGTCCTCGGCGGTGGTTACTGCCGTGTACTCAGCGGTCAGCGGCGTCCGGAATTGTCGGTCGACGAAGGTATTAATCTCGCTGCCGATTGCATCGAAGCGTGCTTGCCCTACGCGACCGAACGCGGCATCACTCTGATTCTGGAGAATCATTACAAAGACGACTTTTGGTTGTACCCCGAATTCGCCCAAAAGATGGATGTGTTTTGCCAGTTGGTCGAACGCATCGACCACCCCAACTTCGGTGTCAATTACGACCCTTCAAATACCTATCTCGCCGGAGAGGATCCGCTAGAGCTATTAAGGCGTGTCTCGGATCGCGTCGTGACAATGCATGCGAGTGATCGCTACTTGGCCGAAGGAACGATCGAAGACCTGCGAACCGAGGAAGATGGCGCCGAAGGCTACGCGAAACGACTCCGACATGGCGAAATCGGCAAAGGCCTGAATGATTACGATGCGATCTTTCGGGAGCTAAGGTCGAAAGGTTTCGACAACTGGATCAGCATCGAAGACGGCGTCGACGGGATGGATCAATTGCGCCGCAGTGTCGATTTTCTGAAGGGAAAAATCGCCCAGCACTTCGATGCTTGA
- a CDS encoding threonine ammonia-lyase, with protein sequence MSKDEFAISIDDVRDAHQRIAPHVLRTPSLFSERLSSELGCELFFKAENLQHIGAFKARGAINAVLQLNDADAARGVVTHSSGNHAAALARAAKIRGIKAHIVMPRNSSPTKIASVQSFGIEPIYSEPDSASREAKALEVQSQTGATMVHPYDNANVMAGQGTVALEIIDQVRDAGVVLVPVGGGGLLSGMLVAIKSLRPNIKVIAVEPALADDAARSLQSGERQMPTRYDTIADGLRTSLGELTFPVIRHFLDDILLVGEDDIRAATRELSERVHLVAEPSGAVAFAGLRSNRDRFQGQRVVAVISGGNIDFNGCRLGQS encoded by the coding sequence ATGTCCAAGGATGAATTCGCCATTTCAATCGATGACGTCCGAGATGCCCACCAACGCATCGCACCTCATGTGCTTCGCACACCCAGCCTGTTTTCCGAACGGCTCTCAAGCGAACTCGGCTGCGAACTATTCTTCAAAGCCGAAAACTTGCAACACATTGGCGCCTTTAAAGCTCGTGGCGCGATCAATGCCGTGCTGCAACTCAACGATGCCGATGCCGCTCGTGGCGTTGTCACCCATTCTTCAGGCAATCACGCCGCCGCACTCGCCCGGGCAGCCAAAATTCGTGGGATCAAAGCCCACATCGTCATGCCGCGTAACTCGTCACCGACAAAGATCGCATCGGTGCAAAGCTTTGGAATCGAGCCGATCTATTCCGAACCCGATTCGGCGAGCCGCGAGGCAAAAGCGCTCGAAGTCCAGTCGCAGACCGGTGCGACGATGGTGCACCCCTACGACAATGCCAACGTCATGGCCGGTCAAGGCACCGTGGCCTTGGAGATCATTGATCAAGTTCGCGATGCCGGCGTGGTCTTAGTGCCCGTCGGCGGCGGCGGCTTACTGTCGGGAATGTTGGTCGCGATCAAATCGCTGCGTCCTAACATCAAAGTCATCGCGGTCGAACCGGCTCTGGCGGATGACGCAGCTCGGTCACTGCAAAGTGGCGAGCGTCAAATGCCAACACGCTATGACACGATCGCCGATGGACTCCGGACGTCACTTGGCGAGCTAACATTCCCAGTCATTCGACACTTCTTGGACGACATCCTCTTGGTTGGTGAAGACGATATCCGCGCCGCAACGCGTGAACTTTCCGAGCGTGTCCACTTGGTCGCCGAGCCTTCTGGCGCCGTCGCTTTTGCTGGCCTGCGTTCCAATCGTGATCGATTCCAAGGCCAGCGAGTCGTCGCCGTGATCTCCGGCGGGAACATCGATTTTAATGGCTGCCGGTTGGGGCAATCGTGA
- a CDS encoding DUF167 domain-containing protein, whose protein sequence is MIEIEIHARPNAAKNHVGGEHDGRLRVSVTAAPDKGKANKAIQKLLAKTLSIAPSAIELIGGATSRKKRFRIDVSSEVERRLKTELERVRSL, encoded by the coding sequence GTGATCGAAATCGAAATCCACGCCCGCCCCAACGCTGCCAAAAACCATGTTGGCGGCGAACATGACGGGCGATTGCGAGTCAGCGTGACCGCCGCGCCCGATAAAGGCAAAGCGAATAAGGCGATTCAAAAGCTGCTTGCCAAAACCCTTTCGATCGCACCCTCAGCAATCGAATTGATCGGTGGTGCGACGTCACGCAAGAAACGGTTTCGAATCGACGTCAGCTCCGAAGTGGAGCGACGTCTTAAAACCGAGCTCGAACGTGTGCGATCGCTCTGA
- a CDS encoding PQQ-binding-like beta-propeller repeat protein — MHPLPIASKSIALLCVGFLAIQQLHAEDWQQFRGPTGQGTTSLIGMPTQWDVTKETAWTFDDPGKGWSSPVVLNDRIYLTTAVPVGEETVASEGKFSRRVNNPFSLEVFCLDEKTGSVIWSTPIAEVPAKVSIHPKNSHASATPIVTKDRLYVHFGIYATAALDLDGNIVWQRDVKFKPVHGCGGSPVLYQDLLIFHCDGGDQAFVIALDKATGETRWQTERSVAAERSFSFSTPLVIETESGDRLISPASDAVYAYDPKTGEEKWQVRYPEKWSIVPRPVYADGLILVCTGYEGKAELLAIRPGGSGDVTETHVAWRNAKFVPYNPSPVVAGKMIFTVSDDGIASCRSLSDGEIIWKERLGGNYSASPFLADGKLYFLSEDGDCTIIKASETFEEVAKNKVDERTLASMVPVNGGLLLRTAEHLYRID, encoded by the coding sequence ATGCACCCACTCCCGATTGCGTCGAAGTCCATCGCGCTGCTTTGTGTTGGCTTTTTAGCCATTCAGCAACTTCACGCCGAAGACTGGCAACAATTCCGTGGTCCGACCGGCCAGGGAACCACTTCACTGATCGGCATGCCCACCCAGTGGGACGTGACGAAGGAAACAGCCTGGACATTCGACGATCCCGGCAAAGGTTGGTCGTCTCCGGTCGTCCTTAACGATCGCATTTATCTGACCACGGCCGTTCCTGTTGGCGAAGAAACGGTCGCCAGCGAAGGCAAATTTTCGCGTCGGGTGAACAACCCGTTTTCGCTCGAAGTGTTTTGCTTGGACGAAAAAACCGGCTCTGTGATTTGGTCGACACCGATCGCCGAAGTTCCCGCTAAAGTCTCTATCCACCCCAAGAATTCTCATGCCAGCGCCACCCCGATCGTAACGAAGGATCGGCTTTATGTTCACTTTGGAATCTATGCGACCGCTGCGTTGGACCTCGACGGAAACATCGTTTGGCAGCGTGACGTCAAGTTTAAGCCCGTACATGGCTGCGGCGGTTCGCCGGTGCTTTATCAAGACCTGTTGATCTTTCACTGCGATGGTGGCGATCAGGCGTTTGTGATCGCGCTCGACAAAGCCACCGGAGAAACCCGTTGGCAAACCGAACGTTCTGTCGCCGCCGAGCGATCGTTTTCATTCTCAACCCCACTCGTGATTGAAACGGAATCCGGCGACCGGCTGATTAGCCCGGCAAGTGACGCGGTTTATGCCTATGATCCAAAAACCGGCGAAGAAAAATGGCAGGTGCGTTATCCCGAAAAGTGGTCGATCGTTCCTCGTCCGGTATATGCCGACGGATTGATCTTGGTCTGCACCGGATACGAAGGCAAAGCAGAATTGCTGGCGATACGTCCCGGAGGATCTGGCGATGTCACCGAGACACATGTCGCTTGGCGGAATGCCAAGTTCGTACCCTACAATCCGTCCCCGGTCGTTGCCGGCAAGATGATCTTCACCGTTAGCGACGACGGGATCGCAAGCTGTCGAAGCCTCTCTGACGGGGAGATCATTTGGAAAGAGCGATTGGGCGGAAATTATTCTGCGTCACCTTTTCTTGCCGACGGCAAACTTTACTTTCTCTCCGAAGACGGTGACTGCACGATCATCAAAGCTTCCGAGACGTTTGAAGAAGTCGCCAAAAATAAAGTTGACGAACGGACGTTGGCATCGATGGTCCCGGTCAACGGTGGCCTTCTCCTGCGAACGGCTGAACATCTCTATCGAATCGACTAA
- a CDS encoding DUF1552 domain-containing protein, translating to MPKTLSRRTLLRGAGVSIGLPLLESMSPNRLLSAAGKSSQPPLRMAFFYVPNGMHMPDWKPTQEGFKYQLTPTLERVADYRDQFNVLSGLTLDGARAHGDGGGDHARSVAAFLTGAHPRKTNGADIQNGISVDQATAQYVGDRTPFASLELGLEASAQAGNCDSGYSCAYASNLSWRGPTSPMAKEIDPGALFDRLFAGQTVKETKTALSIREKYRKSILDFALEDAKRLHRVLPTVDQRKLDEYLYAVRDVEKRLGGAERLRLTEDGVPDYPRPSGVPKELEQHSDLMMDMVTLAFQTDSTRILSFMFTNAGSNRSYKQIDVSEGHHELSHHGKSEHKQAQIAKINCFHLDRFAYLLGRLRSVPEGRSNLLDNSLIVYGSGISDGDRHNHDDLPILLAGSGGGRIKTGRHVAYKNGTPLCNLYLWMMHQMGADAKAFGDSTGLLSLS from the coding sequence ATGCCAAAAACCCTATCAAGACGAACGTTGTTGCGAGGTGCCGGTGTTTCGATCGGCCTGCCGCTACTAGAATCGATGTCACCGAATCGCCTGCTATCGGCGGCCGGTAAATCCAGTCAACCGCCATTGCGAATGGCGTTCTTTTATGTACCCAACGGGATGCACATGCCCGATTGGAAGCCAACCCAGGAAGGGTTCAAGTATCAACTGACGCCGACACTCGAACGAGTCGCCGATTACCGTGATCAGTTCAACGTGCTTAGCGGCTTGACCCTCGACGGGGCGCGCGCACACGGCGACGGAGGTGGTGACCATGCCCGTAGCGTCGCCGCGTTTCTGACCGGAGCCCATCCCCGAAAGACCAACGGTGCGGACATCCAAAACGGCATCTCGGTCGACCAAGCCACTGCCCAGTACGTCGGCGATCGCACGCCCTTTGCGTCACTCGAACTCGGACTCGAAGCAAGCGCGCAAGCGGGCAATTGCGACAGCGGATACAGCTGTGCGTATGCATCGAATTTGTCGTGGCGCGGCCCCACCAGCCCGATGGCCAAAGAGATCGATCCCGGCGCATTGTTCGATCGCTTGTTTGCCGGCCAGACCGTCAAGGAGACGAAGACCGCACTTTCGATCCGAGAGAAGTACCGCAAAAGCATCTTGGATTTTGCCCTCGAAGATGCCAAACGACTGCACCGCGTGTTGCCGACGGTCGACCAACGTAAACTTGACGAATACCTGTACGCCGTCCGTGACGTCGAAAAGCGACTCGGTGGCGCCGAGCGTTTGCGACTCACCGAAGATGGCGTCCCCGATTATCCCCGTCCGAGCGGCGTTCCCAAAGAACTCGAACAGCACAGCGACCTGATGATGGACATGGTCACACTGGCGTTTCAAACCGATAGCACTCGGATCCTGTCGTTCATGTTTACCAACGCAGGAAGCAACCGAAGCTACAAGCAAATCGACGTTAGTGAAGGCCATCACGAGCTTTCCCATCATGGCAAAAGCGAACACAAGCAAGCTCAAATTGCCAAGATCAACTGCTTTCATCTCGATCGGTTTGCCTACTTGCTCGGACGCCTGCGAAGTGTCCCCGAAGGCCGATCGAATCTACTCGACAACAGCTTGATCGTTTACGGAAGTGGTATCAGTGATGGCGACCGACACAACCACGACGACTTGCCAATCTTGTTGGCCGGATCCGGCGGCGGACGTATCAAGACCGGACGCCATGTGGCCTACAAAAACGGTACGCCGCTGTGCAATTTGTACCTCTGGATGATGCATCAAATGGGGGCTGACGCGAAAGCGTTTGGCGACAGTACCGGCCTGCTGTCACTCTCGTGA
- a CDS encoding DUF1592 domain-containing protein encodes MHQNDFAASSTNPNGGRLMTCVLVALAFAIIGVPSVWGEDPDNETVFRNTLLPLVRTYCLDCHDHGSEIDLAVDSTAASLSANRSRWNQAIAHLRLGSMPPEDGPEMDAETRARMVQTIDSLANAVNCVQNPNAGRVALRRLNRTEYRNTIRDLTGVDYKPADDFSGDDVGYGFDNIGDVLSLPPILMEKYVDAAMEISGEAIYAPPPPEIFDIQRTASALIGAEKYRGTAPLVMASAGTVALQVDLPFGGEFELTLTAGGDQGGDEPVKIEVNWGGKPKVIDVTSEDAEDITIPLRLGRGQRKIELSFINDFYQEGVVDRNFHLYHVKLSGAQRRKTYVDPEKLPASHRRILYVSPSRDVSELQAARAVLARFASRAFRRPVSKSEVERLVRLVSDVRQAGGLYEDAMQVAIASVLVSPHFLFKIERPRTPNDDGEMPSINNYELATRISYFLWSSMPDDELLSMAHQGTIRDRSRLLQKIASMIRDRRSNQFVDNFASQWLQLRNLETVDPDTRLYRGFDNEIRTLLWRETLTFFAGVMRENMPVTTLLDADFTYLNEPLAKFYGIPGVEGQDFRKVSLAGTPRGGLLTHGSVLTVTSNPTRTSPVKRGKWVLENLLNTPPPPAPADVPELPRGKLAGTLRERLEQHRANPACATCHNMMDPLGFALENFDAVGRWRSTDGVDEINASGVFPDGTAFNGIDDLRRLLSTHRKDDFIRALAEKLLIYAIGRGTEYYDKCAIDQIVSDCHAGGDRFAYLIVAIIESDPFQKQGYRE; translated from the coding sequence ATGCACCAGAACGATTTCGCTGCATCCTCGACGAACCCAAACGGCGGTCGCTTGATGACCTGTGTGTTGGTCGCACTGGCTTTCGCGATCATTGGCGTACCAAGTGTCTGGGGCGAAGATCCGGATAACGAAACCGTCTTCCGTAATACGCTGCTGCCGCTGGTCCGTACGTATTGTTTGGATTGTCATGATCATGGCAGTGAAATCGATCTCGCGGTCGATTCTACTGCGGCCAGTTTAAGTGCCAACCGTTCGCGCTGGAACCAAGCGATCGCGCACCTGCGACTGGGCTCAATGCCGCCCGAAGACGGCCCCGAGATGGATGCCGAGACGCGGGCGCGGATGGTCCAAACGATTGACTCGTTGGCCAACGCCGTGAACTGCGTGCAAAACCCAAACGCAGGTCGTGTCGCACTTCGTCGATTAAACCGCACCGAGTATCGCAATACGATTCGTGACCTGACCGGCGTGGATTACAAGCCCGCCGACGACTTTTCCGGCGACGATGTCGGCTATGGTTTCGACAACATCGGTGATGTGCTTTCGTTGCCCCCGATCTTGATGGAAAAATATGTCGATGCCGCGATGGAGATTTCCGGCGAAGCGATCTATGCACCACCGCCGCCGGAAATCTTTGACATCCAACGGACGGCGTCCGCGTTGATCGGCGCGGAAAAATACCGAGGCACCGCGCCACTGGTGATGGCTTCGGCCGGTACCGTTGCCCTGCAAGTCGACCTTCCTTTTGGCGGCGAGTTCGAACTGACTCTCACTGCCGGCGGCGATCAAGGCGGCGACGAACCGGTCAAGATCGAAGTCAATTGGGGAGGAAAACCTAAGGTCATTGATGTCACCAGTGAAGACGCCGAAGACATCACGATTCCGCTTCGTTTAGGGCGTGGCCAGCGTAAGATTGAACTCAGTTTCATCAACGACTTTTACCAGGAGGGGGTTGTCGATCGAAACTTCCATCTTTACCACGTCAAACTCTCTGGGGCCCAGCGACGAAAGACGTACGTCGATCCGGAAAAGCTCCCCGCGAGTCATCGAAGGATCTTGTACGTCTCACCGTCACGCGACGTGAGTGAGTTGCAAGCAGCTCGCGCGGTGCTGGCCCGTTTCGCCAGCCGTGCCTTTCGTCGGCCGGTAAGCAAAAGTGAAGTCGAACGATTGGTCCGGTTGGTGAGCGACGTCCGCCAGGCCGGTGGTCTCTACGAAGACGCGATGCAAGTTGCGATCGCTAGCGTCCTTGTCTCGCCACACTTTCTATTCAAGATCGAGCGACCACGCACGCCGAATGACGACGGCGAGATGCCATCGATCAACAACTATGAACTGGCTACGCGGATTTCGTACTTTCTGTGGAGTAGCATGCCGGATGATGAGCTGTTGTCGATGGCACACCAAGGCACGATCCGCGACCGATCGCGGTTGCTACAAAAGATCGCTTCGATGATCCGCGACCGCCGCTCAAACCAGTTCGTCGACAATTTTGCGTCGCAGTGGCTTCAGCTGCGAAACCTCGAAACCGTCGATCCGGACACTCGGCTGTATCGTGGATTCGATAACGAAATTCGCACGCTTCTGTGGCGAGAAACGTTGACCTTCTTTGCCGGAGTGATGCGTGAAAATATGCCGGTGACGACTTTGCTCGATGCCGACTTCACCTATTTGAACGAACCCTTGGCCAAGTTCTACGGCATTCCCGGGGTCGAAGGCCAGGACTTCCGCAAGGTCTCTCTCGCCGGGACACCCCGCGGTGGTTTACTGACCCACGGAAGCGTCTTGACCGTGACCAGCAACCCGACACGGACCAGCCCGGTCAAGCGAGGCAAATGGGTGCTGGAGAATCTGCTGAACACGCCGCCACCCCCGGCACCGGCCGACGTCCCCGAATTGCCCCGTGGCAAACTGGCCGGAACATTGCGTGAACGATTGGAGCAGCATCGCGCGAACCCCGCCTGTGCGACTTGTCACAACATGATGGATCCGCTCGGGTTTGCATTGGAAAACTTCGACGCCGTCGGACGCTGGCGAAGCACCGATGGGGTCGACGAGATCAACGCGTCGGGCGTCTTCCCAGACGGCACAGCATTCAACGGAATCGACGACCTTCGGCGACTTCTAAGTACGCATCGCAAAGATGACTTTATCCGCGCGCTCGCCGAAAAGTTGTTGATTTATGCGATCGGCCGCGGAACCGAATACTACGACAAATGTGCCATCGATCAGATCGTCAGTGACTGCCATGCCGGTGGCGATCGCTTCGCATACTTGATCGTCGCGATCATCGAAAGCGATCCGTTTCAAAAACAAGGTTACCGAGAATAA
- a CDS encoding homocysteine S-methyltransferase family protein — protein MIEQPSITILDGPMGTELDRRGIDLPPPLWSASAIASAPQAIESIHRDYASAGASVHTAATFRTQSRSSGADWQRLTRQAIAITRRSVPSHHRVAGSLAPLEDCYRPDLSPANVSHSRSSCLSEHRAMADCLAEFGCDLILCETFSHGGEAIIAVKAAVGTSVPTWLALTAGYDGSLMTPGEMSEIAKRVEQFGVDAILVNCTPATQTLRFVAALANANLSVPIGAYANAGNRDEGIGWEESDNANQEDSESVKQYVQLAQQWCDAGATILGGCCGTGPAHIRGVSRMLEGDSDDSGEYGSGP, from the coding sequence ATGATTGAGCAGCCTTCGATCACGATTTTAGACGGGCCAATGGGAACGGAACTCGATCGCCGCGGGATCGACCTGCCTCCGCCGCTTTGGAGTGCGTCGGCCATCGCATCGGCGCCGCAAGCGATCGAGTCGATCCACCGCGATTACGCAAGCGCCGGCGCGAGCGTTCACACCGCTGCGACTTTTCGGACGCAGTCCCGATCGAGCGGCGCAGATTGGCAGCGACTCACCCGGCAAGCCATCGCAATCACACGGCGGTCCGTTCCGTCGCACCATCGCGTCGCAGGGAGCTTGGCACCCTTGGAAGACTGCTACCGTCCGGATCTTTCACCGGCGAACGTGTCTCACTCCCGTTCTTCTTGCCTGAGCGAGCATCGAGCCATGGCCGACTGCCTGGCGGAATTCGGCTGCGATCTAATTCTCTGTGAAACCTTTTCTCATGGTGGCGAAGCGATCATTGCAGTCAAGGCTGCGGTCGGGACCAGTGTCCCAACCTGGTTGGCATTGACCGCCGGATACGACGGAAGCTTGATGACGCCTGGCGAAATGTCCGAGATCGCCAAACGCGTCGAGCAATTCGGCGTTGACGCGATCCTCGTCAATTGCACACCGGCAACGCAAACACTTCGGTTTGTCGCCGCCCTCGCAAACGCAAACCTTTCGGTCCCGATCGGCGCCTACGCCAATGCGGGAAATCGCGACGAAGGAATCGGCTGGGAAGAGAGCGACAACGCAAATCAGGAAGATTCCGAAAGCGTCAAGCAATACGTTCAGCTAGCTCAGCAATGGTGCGATGCCGGGGCAACCATTCTCGGCGGATGTTGCGGCACCGGACCGGCCCACATCCGAGGGGTCTCGCGAATGCTCGAAGGTGATTCGGATGACTCCGGGGAGTACGGCTCCGGACCTTGA
- a CDS encoding class I SAM-dependent methyltransferase encodes MTQDSMPPDRLRPNGVAPGTWRYIHQRTIARHYDDFVEDTPLCKLDHDYVITHLGKAAAAPGSEKKCETNSPLLLDLGCGTGRLAFPACGLGFDVLAIDLSQHMLMQLAERTATVQGTIASTATDSSVYPLRASLVELGGIRDEIADHAVCMFSTLGMIAGRQNRVDCLRHIHRILRPGGKFLFHVHRRWAALREPGGFKQLTQSWLRSHRQRDADFGDWTYAYRGLPNMFMHRFDQHELRYLVRASGFRIDRLDRIKLDGSGLTQSRWNSGGYFVVCSKPDTKDSLSAKASASK; translated from the coding sequence ATGACCCAAGATTCGATGCCGCCGGATCGGTTGCGGCCCAACGGCGTCGCCCCGGGAACTTGGCGATATATTCATCAGCGGACGATCGCCCGCCACTACGACGACTTTGTGGAAGATACACCGCTCTGCAAGCTTGACCATGACTACGTGATCACCCACCTTGGCAAAGCGGCGGCGGCCCCCGGATCAGAAAAGAAATGTGAAACAAACTCGCCCCTGCTGCTCGACCTGGGGTGCGGGACCGGTCGGCTTGCCTTTCCCGCATGCGGACTAGGGTTCGATGTGCTCGCGATCGACCTCAGTCAGCACATGCTGATGCAGCTCGCCGAGCGAACCGCAACTGTACAAGGCACGATTGCATCGACTGCGACGGACAGTTCGGTTTATCCCCTACGCGCCAGCCTTGTTGAACTCGGCGGGATCCGAGACGAGATCGCCGATCACGCCGTTTGTATGTTCAGCACGCTCGGGATGATCGCCGGAAGGCAAAACCGTGTCGATTGCCTGCGACACATTCATCGAATTCTCCGTCCTGGCGGTAAGTTCCTGTTTCATGTCCATCGCCGCTGGGCCGCCTTGCGAGAACCCGGTGGCTTTAAACAGCTGACGCAAAGCTGGCTTCGAAGCCACCGTCAACGCGATGCCGACTTTGGTGATTGGACGTACGCCTACCGGGGACTGCCAAACATGTTCATGCACCGCTTTGATCAACATGAACTTCGCTACCTTGTCCGAGCCAGCGGCTTTCGGATTGATCGTTTAGATCGCATTAAGCTTGACGGAAGCGGTTTGACACAATCGCGTTGGAACAGCGGCGGCTACTTCGTTGTTTGTTCAAAACCGGACACTAAGGATTCGTTGTCCGCAAAGGCCTCGGCAAGTAAATGA
- the gap gene encoding type I glyceraldehyde-3-phosphate dehydrogenase encodes MAIRVAINGFGRIGRLTFRNLMERSDEFEVVAVNDLTDNKTLATLLKYDSIHGRFDGDVDYDDTSLTVNGKKILALAERDPRKLPWGDNKIDIVIESTGFFTARADGDKPGYDSHLEAGCKRVILSAPAKDGADLTCVLGVNDDQLTADQKCVSNASCTTNCLAPVAKVLHEQFGIESGLMTTVHAYTNDQNVQDQPHKDLYRARAAALNIIPTSTGAAKAVGLVIPELQGKLTGIAMRVPVPTGSVVDLTVNLGKSASAEDINAAVKAAAEGPLKGILFYATDPLVSSDIVHDPHSSIFAADFTQVLGDKMAKVVSWYDNEWGYSSRTADLVARIGKFL; translated from the coding sequence GTGGCTATTCGAGTTGCAATCAACGGCTTCGGCCGAATCGGTCGACTAACTTTCCGCAACCTCATGGAACGCAGCGATGAGTTCGAAGTGGTTGCAGTGAACGACCTGACTGACAACAAGACCCTCGCAACGTTGCTGAAGTACGACAGCATTCACGGCCGATTCGACGGCGACGTTGACTACGACGACACGTCGTTGACCGTCAATGGTAAGAAGATCCTTGCCTTGGCCGAGCGTGACCCACGCAAACTGCCTTGGGGCGACAACAAGATCGACATCGTGATCGAGTCGACCGGCTTTTTCACCGCCCGCGCTGATGGCGATAAACCCGGCTACGACAGCCACCTCGAAGCGGGCTGCAAACGCGTCATCCTAAGCGCCCCCGCCAAAGACGGCGCTGACTTGACCTGCGTTTTGGGTGTCAACGACGACCAACTGACCGCCGACCAAAAGTGCGTCAGCAATGCGTCATGCACGACCAACTGCTTGGCCCCCGTTGCCAAAGTCCTGCACGAACAATTCGGCATCGAGTCTGGCTTGATGACCACCGTTCACGCATACACGAACGACCAAAACGTCCAGGATCAACCTCACAAGGACCTGTACCGCGCTCGTGCGGCAGCGTTGAACATCATCCCCACCTCGACCGGTGCCGCGAAGGCTGTCGGATTGGTGATTCCGGAGCTACAAGGCAAGCTGACCGGGATCGCGATGCGAGTTCCCGTCCCGACCGGAAGCGTCGTCGACTTGACCGTCAACCTTGGCAAGTCGGCTTCCGCTGAAGACATCAACGCCGCAGTGAAAGCCGCCGCCGAAGGCCCGCTAAAGGGAATTCTGTTCTACGCAACGGACCCATTGGTCAGCAGCGACATTGTCCACGATCCACACAGCAGCATCTTCGCGGCGGACTTCACTCAAGTCCTGGGCGACAAGATGGCAAAGGTGGTTAGCTGGTATGACAACGAATGGGGCTACAGCAGCCGAACCGCTGACCTCGTCGCTCGCATCGGCAAGTTCCTGTAA
- a CDS encoding metallophosphoesterase family protein — protein MTRTAILSDIHGNLTALLAVMEHIETQNVDRIVCLGDVVGYGPKPCECLDRVMKFDFCVLGNHDSSAMFDPEGFNAAAEQAIFWTRTQLENAGGDELADEDGITPSRRRMNFLCGLPRTVRESNTLFVHGSPRGPTNEYVMPEDIQNSKKMEKLFSLVPGICFQGHTHVPGVFTTDSRFVRPDEIDGSYDISDPAQRLMINVGSVGQPRDLDPRSCYVVMDEESITYHRIEYDIEKTVSQIESEAELDNFLGYRLREGR, from the coding sequence GTGACACGCACCGCAATCCTCAGTGACATTCACGGCAACCTGACCGCGCTTTTGGCAGTGATGGAACACATTGAGACCCAAAATGTGGACCGCATCGTCTGTCTGGGAGACGTCGTCGGCTATGGCCCCAAGCCATGCGAATGCCTTGACCGAGTCATGAAGTTCGACTTTTGTGTTCTCGGTAACCACGACAGCAGCGCGATGTTTGACCCCGAGGGCTTTAATGCTGCCGCCGAGCAAGCGATCTTTTGGACGCGAACCCAGCTTGAAAACGCCGGCGGTGACGAACTGGCGGATGAGGACGGCATTACCCCGTCGCGACGCAGAATGAATTTTCTCTGCGGTCTGCCACGTACGGTCCGCGAAAGCAACACCTTGTTTGTTCACGGTTCGCCGCGCGGACCAACCAACGAATACGTGATGCCCGAGGATATTCAGAACAGCAAGAAAATGGAAAAGCTGTTTTCGCTCGTCCCCGGAATCTGCTTCCAGGGCCACACGCACGTCCCCGGTGTCTTTACCACCGACTCAAGATTCGTGCGGCCCGATGAAATTGACGGATCGTATGACATCAGCGATCCGGCACAACGTTTGATGATCAACGTTGGCAGTGTTGGCCAGCCCCGTGACCTTGACCCTCGCAGTTGTTACGTCGTTATGGACGAAGAGTCGATCACGTACCATCGCATCGAGTACGATATCGAAAAGACGGTGTCGCAAATCGAATCTGAGGCAGAGCTCGATAACTTCCTGGGTTACCGCCTCCGCGAAGGCCGCTAG